From a single Miscanthus floridulus cultivar M001 chromosome 8, ASM1932011v1, whole genome shotgun sequence genomic region:
- the LOC136469899 gene encoding uncharacterized protein codes for MGVPNYTYLKLKMPGPNGVITIESTYKHAYDYDIECIEYAEALMEAETLIVNLDRLRSETPDSKHRVRTFEPTEAVKLILVDPIYPDDRAVRISTTLDIK; via the coding sequence atgggggtccccaactacacctacctcaagctcaagatgccgggccccaacggcgtcatcactattGAGTCCACATACAAGCATGCATATGACTACGacatcgaatgcatcgagtacgctgaggctctcatggaggctgAGACCCTAATTGTCAACCTCGATCGGCTTCGTAGCGAGacacctgactccaagcatcgtgtTAGGACTTTTGAGCCCACAGAGGCTGTCAAGCTCATCCTGGTTGACCCCATCTACCCTGACGACCGGGCGGTGAGgatcagcaccaccctcgacatcaaatag